The bacterium genome includes the window ATAAACAAAGCACACACTGTATTTAACGCGCTTGATATAGATATTACAGAGAACATTGAGCGAATTCAACGCGACGTTAACGGCGTTTCGGTCAAAGACTATAAACTCACAAGATTTGCATGTTACTTAATTGTTATGAATTGCGATGTCAGAAAACCGGAAGTTGCTGAAGCCCAAGCTCATTTTGCACAAATGGCTGTTATAATTCGCGATTATATGGAGAAGGCAACCCAATTAGAAAGAGTTACTACGCGGCGCTGGAGGACAGCTTTCTTTATACAACGGATTTTTACCATAGTGAGCAGGTCTGCATTAATATCGCCGAACCGGCAATTGAATTCGAGCACCTTGAAATTATCATCCTGAATTATAAGACCGGCATAGAGTATCCCCTTGAATGGATGCCCTTTTTGTCTCAGTCCATCGACGACGGGTTTGATAACCTCGGAGCAGACCCTCTCAAGAATTTCATCCGTGATGTTCGGATTTGGCGCGATAGTCCCCATCCCACCGGTGTTTGGGCCTTCGCCGCCGCCGAAAGCCCTTTTGTAATCGGTGCTCGACAACATCGGGATAATTGTATGTCCGTCGGTGAATGCCAGAACGCTTACCTCGCGGCCGGGGATAAACTCCTCGATCAAAATCCTCCGACCGGCCTCGCCCCACGCTCTTTCGATCATCGTTTTGCGAACTGCGTCTTTAGCTTCGTCGAGGGTTTCGGCCACAATAGCGCCTTTGCCGGCGGCCAATCCATCTGCTTTGATAACGAGTGGCATTTCGTGCCCTTCGAGGAATTTGATCGCGTCCTCCGGATTATCGAAACTCAGATAACTCGCTGTTGGAATACGACATTCCTTCATGAACTCTTTCGCAAATATCTTGCTCGATTCGATCTGCGCCGCGCCTTTAGTCGGCCCGAAAATATTAAGTTTCCGGCTCGTGAAATAATCGACTATACCCTCCGAAAGCGCCGATTCCGGCCCGTCTATAGTGAAATCTACTCCGACTTTTTCGACCAGGCTCGCGAGATTTCTAATATCAGTATCGGCGATATTTATGCACTCCGCAAGTTGCGCTATTCCGGCATTACCGGGCGCGCAGTATATCTTTTCGACAAATCTACTCTGTGATAGTTTCCATACTATCGCATGTTCGCGACCTCCACCGCCAACAACGAGAACTCTCATATCGTTCCTTTCATAATACAGTTCAGCCTTTTATGTAAAATAGTACCCGAAGTCGAACATGACAACGAACTTAAAATCCGCGAATTATATTTTACGAACACCCCACGCTTCTATTTATTCGATAACAGGGCATATACCATTTGAATTATCCCGAAAGATATTATTATAAATAATTTTTAAATATTTGAGAATTTTATTGACTTCATGAGAATGCTACCATAATACTATATATTAACATGAAGAATGAACCGACATTCGACAGCGCGAAAGCAACGAGGGGTAGCTACCCCTTATCGACCGCAACCACGGGACCAACAATAAAATGGATAACATTATGATAGGAATCGAATATATTGTTGACGAAGAGGGTCATCAAAGAGCTGCGGTGATCGACCTCGGAATTTTCGGAGACATCTGGGAAGATATCCACGACATTCTTGTGGTCGAATCTCGGAAGGATGAGCCGCGAATCGGGTGGGACGAGTTTAAGGAAAAGGCCGGGGCGTAACTCTGATGGACGATTATAGGGTTATTTATACGGTAGATGACGAAAACCGGGTTGTCGATATAAGCTACGTAAGGCACAGAAGCAAGGCTTATTAAGACTATTGAACAATGAGGAAAACGGCATAGAGATGAAAACGCAAGTGTATAAAATATTTGACGGGGGGGCAGCTACCCTTAATACTTAATTTTGTAACCATTTGCTGTGCTAAATTAACCCCTGCTCGAGCCGCGCGCTCGGGCGGAAATTGAAAGACGTTATTCTGAAGGTGAAAACAGTGGTGTTTAGAAATTGGAGGCATTATGGAAAAGCGAATTCGGAATTACCGGATACTTCTTCGCAAGGAACCTGAAGGCGGTTTCACTGTGACTGTCCCGCTTTTCCCTGGATGTGTGACGTTCGGCGATACAATGGATGAGGCGATTAAGATGGCAGAGGAGGCTATCGAGCTTTATATCGAGAGCCTTGTCGAGCACGGCGATGAAGTGCCCACCGAATATAATACCTTCGAGTATATGCTGACTATCGGCTCACATGCATAGACTCGTCCCGACAACCCCGGGAAAACTCGCAAGAATCCTCGAAAAGGCAGGATTCTCCCTCGATAGGGTTCGGGGTAGCCATCATATATATATATCCATCTGGAGACGAATAAACGTGCGGTGATCCCGTTTCATAAGAAGCAGTTGCCGCGCGGACGTTTTTTGAGGTTCTGCGACAGGCTGGCATATCGAGGCGGCAATTTGAGAGACTGTTACACGAATTATGAACTTTGAGGATAGCGGTTTTTCCTTTGACATTATGACTCCTGCAGCTTAGATTTATGGTAGATTGTAGGACAGCCTACGGAACCGATGAGCGGAATGAGGACGGACGAAACATAGAATTGAACACACCAGTGTATACAATATTTAACGGGGGTAGCTGCTCCAAATCGACGAAGAGCGTCGTAAAACCCTTCGCCCCCGAAAACGCACGGGGCTGCTATACTAATTTAATAAACAATACAATTTTTACGAAAACCAATACGCCCCGTGCGAGGAAAATTTCGCGGGGTTTTTGTATGTCTTAAAATTGAAAACCCATTAGAAAGGAGGTGCTAATAAAACATGACGCATTCTGTGTTCTGAGACTTAAAACATACTAAGAAGGAGAAAATGAAATGAAGAAGATGATTTTACTTTCGTTGGTTATGATTATTGCAGCAAGCGTAATTTTAGCTGATGGAACCGTGAGAGTGTTCACGGGAAATGAAATATGGTGCTATTCTGATTTCCCAAATCCGACGCTTATCCCAGCGGTCAATGTCCCGCAATACGACTCGGACCCTGGACCTAACAGTCCTTGGGACCCATGGAATGAAAATGTTTCTCCGCCTCGCCCATGGCGAAAACTATATGACCAAAGTCCTCGCGACGATGGTTTCTGGATCGGAATGCGTGATGATGGACGGGATATTGTTGCTCCCAACGATAGAGATACACTGTGGTTCTATTCTCCGACTTTCCAACTATATTCTAATATTTCCCGTGCGACTATCTGGCTTTCAGCGGACGATGTGATAGATATTGCTTTGTTGCGAAATTTAACCACGAATGTCACCTATGCAATGCCTTGCGTTCCCGTAAATGGTTTCACTCGCTTCGCTCGGTTCGATTTGACGGATTTGTTTCGCTCCGTGCCTTATTCAGGGCAAGGATATAGAATGGAATTCCGGGTAAGAAACACAGCACCTGTTTATATTGGAATGATAGGATATATGTCCTACGATTATGGTGCATCGAGGAATTACAGTTACATCCTAAGCGGGAGTGGATGGCGCTACGTTTCTATGCCTTTCAAACCAACAAATCCAGCGGCAACACTGCGGTCTCTTTTCCCAGGGATCGGCGCAGCGGAGTATTATAACTGGGCAAGTGGGTGGCAAAGTCTGAATATCGACGCCCCGTTAAGCGGTTCTCTCGGAGACATCACAAGAACATACACCTTTAAAGTCCATTATAGACCGACGGGCAGTCATAACACGATTATTGAAGGATACCCCATATTCGAGCAACGATACCTCGATTTGACAACTAACAACGATCTTTATTTCGGGACTATAAACTGCGATTGCCCGCCGGGATATATCGGTTATATTAGATTCAATGGAAGCTATCCTGACGATATGTGGCCGGATAAAATCACCGGCACTACAAACTGGGCTTATGAAAGCGATGGGATTTCTTTTTCTACACCAGTATATGAAGTCTATCCTAAAAAGGCATATTATGCAATCCCGCATACTTCTTGCGTGGGCTGTGGTTACCCATGCTTGCCGTATCATCTCGACATAATAAATTATGGATGCCACTATCCCTCGAAGTCGTCACCGAGTGAAGAATACTACAGCGTGTCCGAAGATTTTATTATAGATCCGTCAGAAGAGCGTTCCGTTGTCGAGTTCACCGATGCGGATTTGGCTTTAATAGATTGGATTGCGGACTCTGTAGCACCGTATATTCACATTCCGGATAGCGCGGAAGTTTGCGCCCATTTCCCAGACCTATGCGAGGAAATCGGTCGAGCAAAAACGACGCATGAACAACCGTATAAACCTGTTTTATCAGTAACAACGTATCCTTCTCCTTTCAATAGCGAACTCACAATCAGCGTTTCTATTCCGAACGATGATTATTTGACAATGGGAATTTACAATATTTCCGGCGATTTGGTGAGAACGCTATATACCGATGAAGTGCAAATGGGCGAGCACTCATTTGTATGGGACGGGCTTGACGGTTCCGGTGGGGAATTGCCGACCGGCAACTATTTTGCCCGGGTGGCAACAAATGCTGAAATCAGTATAGTTAAAGTGGTTTTATTGAAGTAAGAGATAAACTATGGTAGGAAAGGCCGATCGGCCTTTCCTACCAATCCCCATTGAGGGCATTGATATGAAAAAATTATTAATACTGCTAATAATAGGCATTTCGCTCACCTTCGCCCAAACTGTGCAGTGGACACAAACTTATCATAATGATATTGACCCTATGGGATGGGATATAGGATGGAAGGTCTTTGATACCGAAGATGGGGGATTTCTAATCATTGGTGACACAGACTGGGCTGAGTTAGTGGATTCAGTTTCTTTAAGATTTCATAACCAGTTTTTCATCATTAAAACCGATGAATTTGGTAACGCAATCACGAAGCAAATGTATTGTGATACTGTCTGGGGAGTTAAGGATGTGGTCAAGTTTGCTGAGGATACAATCCTTGCCTTTGGCGAATTTGGCTTTGAAGGATATCATAAGATTTTGGGAGTGAACCAAGAGGGGGATAGCATATTTTGCGGCGTTCTTGATACAATCGAGTTGTATGGTGTTGCTTCGGCGCTGACCAATGATAGATGCTTAATCACGGGAAGTTATTCAAAAACTGGCCCCCCTTACTGGGATGTAGATTCATTAATCCTCTTCAAGCACACAATCGAGGGGGAAATAGTCTGGTATCGGCGGTATGGGTTGCCAATTATCCCTAATTCAGTGCTCCAAACCCAGGATAGTGGTTTCATTATCGGCGGCGGAACGACTTCTTATAATGGCTGGGT containing:
- the purD gene encoding phosphoribosylamine--glycine ligase; this encodes MRVLVVGGGGREHAIVWKLSQSRFVEKIYCAPGNAGIAQLAECINIADTDIRNLASLVEKVGVDFTIDGPESALSEGIVDYFTSRKLNIFGPTKGAAQIESSKIFAKEFMKECRIPTASYLSFDNPEDAIKFLEGHEMPLVIKADGLAAGKGAIVAETLDEAKDAVRKTMIERAWGEAGRRILIEEFIPGREVSVLAFTDGHTIIPMLSSTDYKRAFGGGEGPNTGGMGTIAPNPNITDEILERVCSEVIKPVVDGLRQKGHPFKGILYAGLIIQDDNFKVLEFNCRFGDINADLLTMVKIRCIKKAVLQRRVVTLSNWVAFSI
- a CDS encoding type II toxin-antitoxin system RelE/ParE family toxin, with the protein product MDDYRVIYTVDDENRVVDISYVRHRSKAY
- a CDS encoding type II toxin-antitoxin system HicB family antitoxin → MEKRIRNYRILLRKEPEGGFTVTVPLFPGCVTFGDTMDEAIKMAEEAIELYIESLVEHGDEVPTEYNTFEYMLTIGSHA